One window of the Trifolium pratense cultivar HEN17-A07 linkage group LG2, ARS_RC_1.1, whole genome shotgun sequence genome contains the following:
- the LOC123910996 gene encoding acetylserotonin O-methyltransferase-like: MGEIHSEVTWEKEEEEKEEEEQAQVDIWKYIFGFVELSVVKCAIELGIADAIEKHKKPMSLIELSTTLKCDPSYLNRIMRFLVHRKIFKTIYTSHDTYPSYVQTPLSRRLIKNGEKSMTALLLLESSPVMVAPWLSLSGRVLVNGNPSFEKVHGEDVWRYAASNLDHSNLINDAMACDAKVVVPAIVEGCGEIFDGVESLVDVGGGNGTTMSILAKAFPWIHGINFDLPHVIDVAPKCDGVEHVAGDMFMSVPKADAVIIKWVLHDWGDDECIQILKKCREAIPKEKGKVIIVEALIEEEGGKHNNYKDVGLMLDMVMMAHTNIGKERTLKEWDYVIKMAGFKEFTVKYINAVQCVILASC, from the exons ATGGGAGAAATACATAGTGAGGTAACATGGGAGAAGGAggaggaagaaaaagaagaagaagaacaagctCAAGTTGATATATGGAAATACATATTTGGTTTTGTAGAACTTTCAGTGGTGAAATGTGCAATTGAACTTGGCATAGCTGATGCCattgaaaaacacaaaaaacccaTGTCACTAATAGAGTTATCAACCACTCTAAAATGTGACCCTTCATATCTTAACCGCATCATGAGATTCCTGGTACAtagaaaaatattcaaaacCATATATACCAGCCATGATACCTATCCTAGTTATGTCCAAACACCACTTTCTCGCCGTTTGATTAAAAACGGCGAGAAAAGCATGACTGCTCTTCTTTTACTGGAGAGTAGTCCTGTAATGGTAGCACCTTGGCTTAGTTTAAGCGGTCGTGTTTTGGTTAATGGAAATCCTTCTTTTGAGAAGGTTCATGGTGAAGATGTGTGGCGTTATGCTGCTTCAAATCTTGATCATAGTAATCTTATTAATGATGCTATGGCTTGTGATGCTAAAGTTGTTGTGCCAGCAATTGTTGAAGGTTGTGGTGAGATTTTTGATGGTGTTGAATCCTTGGTGGATGTTGGTGGAGGGAATGGAACCACCATGAGTATTCTTGCTAAGGCTTTTCCTTGGATTCATGGAATTAACTTTGATCTTCCCCATGTCATTGATGTGGCTCCAAAGTGTGATGGGGTGGAACATGTGGCAGGTGACATGTTTATGAGTGTTCCCAAAGCTGATGCCGTAATTATTAAG TGGGTTTTACATGATTGGGGTGATGATGAGTGCATCCAAATCTTGAAGAAATGTAGGGAAGCTAttccaaaagaaaaaggaaaagttATTATTGTGGAAGCACTTATTGAAGAAGAAGGAGGAAAACACAACAACTACAAAGATGTAGGGTTAATGTTAGATATGGTTATGATGGCACATACTAATATTGGGAAAGAAAGGACACTTAAAGAATGGGACTATGTTATCAAAATGGCTGGATTCAAGGAATTCACTGTGAAATATATTAATGCTGTACAATGTGTAATTTTAGCCTCATGCTaa
- the LOC123908676 gene encoding phytoene synthase 2, chloroplastic-like, with the protein MSIPFSVAAKPSTIRTNRKPCCRKYDVIVRSELTMAPKHRTTTLFPQLSNQGVSVADLHVQEVVEKQSQTTNFDTLCSNFKPQFEPSFLKDAYEMCRNICAEYAKTFYLGTLLMTEERQKAIWAIYVWCRRTDELVDGPNADYMSSAVLDRWEDRLDDIFNGQPYDMLDAALTDTVSKFPLDIKPFRDMIEGMRMDTRKTRYKNFEELYLYCYYVAGTVGLMSVPVMGIAPESLIPAQSVYNSALYLGIGNQLTNILRDVGEDALRGRVYLPQDELGEFGLCDKDVFSGKVSERWKEFMKQQIARARFYFNSAEEGASHLDKASRWPVWSSLILYRKILDAIEDNDYDNLTKRAYVGRTEKFVSLPAAYSKSLSIPKTESHPSFTRLM; encoded by the exons ATGAGTATACCATTTTCTGTGGCAGCTAAGCCTTCCACTATTAGGACTAATAGGAAACCATGTTGTAGAAAGTATGATGTTATTGTAAGATCAGAATTAACCATGGCTCCAAAACATAGAACAACCACCTTGTTTCCTCAGTTGTCAAATCAAGGAGTTTCTGTTGCTGATTTACATGTACAAGAAGTTGTTGAAAAACAGTCTCAAACAACCAATTTTGACACTCTATGTTCTAATTTTAAGCCACAGTTTGAGCCTAGTTTTCTCAAGGATGCCTATGAAATGTGTAGAAACATTTGTGCAGAATATGCCAAGACATTCTATCTAG GAACTTTGCTTATGACTGAAGAAAGACAGAAGGCTATATGGGCTATATATG TTTGGTGCAGAAGGACAGATGAGCTAGTTGATGGTCCTAATGCCGACTATATGAGCTCTGCTGTTCTTGATCGGTGGGAAGATAGATTGGATGACATTTTCAATGGACAACCCTATGATATGCTTGATGCTGCTCTTACTGATACAGTTTCCAAATTTCCCTTAGATATTAAG CCTTTTCGGGACATGATAGAAGGTATGAGAATGGATACAAGGAAAACGCGATACAAAAATTTCGAAGAATTATATCTATACTGCTACTATGTGGCCGGAACCGTTGGGTTGATGAGTGTTCCGGTAATGGGAATTGCCCCGGAGTCCCTCATCCCTGCTCAAAGTGTTTATAACTCAGCATTATATCTTGGTATTGGAAATCAACTCACAAACATTCTTAGAGATGTTGGCGAAGA TGCTTTGAGAGGTAGAGTGTACCTTCCACAAGATGAACTTGGTGAGTTTGGTTTATGTGACAAAGATGTTTTCTCAGGAAAAGTGAGTGAAAGATGGAAAGAGTTTATGAAACAGCAGATTGCAAGGGCAAGATTCTACTTCAACTCTGCAGAAGAAGGAGCTTCTCACCTTGACAAGGCCAGCCGCTGGCCG GTTTGGTCGTCATTAATATTGTATCGAAAGATCTTAGATGCAATTGAAGACAACGATTATGATAATTTAACAAAACGAGCGTATGTAGGACGAACTGAGAAGTTTGTGTCTTTGCCTGCAGCTTATTCTAAATCTCTCTCAATTCCCAAAACGGAGTCGCATCCTTCCTTCACGAGGCTTATGTAG